In Xenopus tropicalis strain Nigerian chromosome 5, UCB_Xtro_10.0, whole genome shotgun sequence, one genomic interval encodes:
- the LOC100488558 gene encoding protein FAM98A has protein sequence MDCDIMENDILEALEDLGYKGSLMDDGALNQAVCQGALSPEYTKLCAWLVSELKRFCKLEENVEATNSPDESEGFQLEMSGLLTEMICPYVCLTSGDVTKRLLEKENCLLLLTYLLSELEAVRMLAVSIPGKKSEDGEGSEVFKELKCICMTLGMSKPPASITMFQFFSGIEKKLKETLSKVPPNHIGKPLLSKPLGPSHWEKIEAINQAIANEYDVRRKMLVKRLDVTVQSFGWSDRAKSQSEKLGKVYQPKRAALPVKGAISVAHLLAARQDLSKILRTSSGSIREKTACAINKVLMGRVPDRGGRPNEIEPPPPEMPPWQKRQDGPPQGGGGSRGGGRGGYEQSYGGRGGYEQGGGRGGGGGRGSYDYGGRGGRGGKVHGGWTDSSSNYQDSGYRDSGFQSSGYQGSGGGYQSGGGGGYQGGGGYQGTGGGYQGGGGYQGGGGYQGGGGYGNYQGSSYSGSGYQSGGYQQDNRYQDGGSHSDRGGSRGGGRGGRGSRGGRGNQGGGWGGRGAQNYNQGGQFEQHFQHGGYQYNQSGFGQGRHYTS, from the exons ATGGACTGCGACATCATGGAGAATGACATCTTGGAGGCTCTGGAGGATCTTGG GTATAAAGGATCTTTAATGGATGATGGAGCTTTAAACCAAGCAGTCTGCCAGGGTGCCCTTTCCCCGGAATATACTAAGCTGTGTGCCTGGCTGGTGTCAGAGTTAAAAAGGTTCTGTAAATTAGAAGAAAATGTGGAGGCTACCAACA GTCCAGATGAATCAGAAGGTTTCCAGCTGGAAATGAGTGGCCTTCTGACAGAAATGATTTGTCCATATGTATGTTTGACATCTGGAGATGTGACTAAACGCCTACTTGAAAAAGAAAACTGCCTCCTTCTCTTAA caTATCTTCTATCTGAGCTCGAAGCTGTACGAATGTTGGCTGTGAGCATCCCAGGAAAAAAATCAGAAgatggtgaaggcagtgaggtgtTTAAGGAATTGAAGTGTATTTGTATGACACTTGGAATGTCAAAACCTCCAGCCAGTATAACAATGTTCCAGTTCTTCAGTGGAATTGAAAAGaag ttgaagGAAACGTTATCAAAAGTGCCACCTAATCATATAGGAAAGCCTCTGCTAAGCAAGCCCCTTGGGCCATCTCATTGG GAAAAGATTGAAGCAATTAATCAAGCCATAGCAAATGAATATGACGTCCGGAGGAAAATGTTGGTAAAGCGACTAGATGTTACTGTGCAGTCGTTTGGTTGGTCAGACAGAGCAAAG AGTCAGTCTGAGAAACTTGGGAAAGTGTATCAGCCCAAACGTGCAGCTTTACCCGTAAAAGGTGCTATTTCTGTTGCCCACCTTTTGGCTGCCCGGCAGGATTTGTCAAAAATTCTAAGAACTAGCAGTGGGTCTATCCGGGAAAAAACAGCCTGTGCTATAAATAAG GTGTTGATGGGAAGAGTTCCTGACCGAGGCGGCAGACCCAACGAGATTGAGCCCCCTCCTCCAGAGATGCCTCCCTGGCAGAAAAGACAAGATGGTCCCCCACAAGGTGGAGGTGGCAGTAGAGGTGGAGGAAGAGGAGGCTATGAGCAGTCATATGGAGGACGAGGAGGCTATGAACAAGGAGGTGGACGAGGCGGAGGAGGAGGCCGTGGAAGTTATGACTATGGTGGCAGAGGAGGTAGAGGAGGCAAAGTTCATGGTGGCTGGACAGACTCTAGTAGTAACTATCAAGACAGTGGCTATCGTGATAGTGGATTTCAATCTAGTGGCTACCAAGGCAGCGGAGGAGGATACCAAAGTGGTGGAGGGGGTGGATATCAAGGAGGAGGTGGATATCAGGGCACAGGTGGTGGTTACCAAGGTGGAGGAGGATATCAGGGAGGTGGTGGGTACCAAGGTGGAGGAGGCTATGGAAATTACCAAGGATCGTCCTATTCTGGAAGTGGATACCAGAGTGGTGGCTATCAGCAAGATAACAGATATCAAGATGGTGGCTCCCACAGTGATCGAGGTGGTAGTCGTGGAGGCGGAAGAGGAGGACGAGGCAGTCGGGGTGGAAGAGGAAACCAAGGTGGTGGATGGGGTGGTCGAGGTGCACAAAACTATAACCAGGGTGGGCAGTTTGAGCAGCACTTTCAGCATGGAGGTTATCAGTATAATCAGTCTGGGTTTGGACAAGGAAGACACTACACAAGTTGA